In Chryseobacterium scophthalmum, the genomic stretch GGCTTTTTTACTTAAAAATTACGAATATAATGTTGGATATTTTTGAAAGAATAAAAGAAAATCCAGGACCTCTTGGACAGTTTGCAGATTATGGTGAAGGATATTTTATTTTCCCTAAACTAGAAGGTCCTATCGGTCCGAGAATGCAGTTTCAGGGAAGAGAAGTAATTTTCTGGAGTGCCAATGACTATTTGGGAATGTGTAACCATCCTGAAGTTTTGGAAGCGGATGCTAAAGCTGCTGCAGAATACGGAATGTTTTATCCGATGGGAGCAAGAGCAATGTCTGGTGAAACGCATCAGCATTTGCAATTGGAAAAAGAATTGGCAGAATTTGTACAAAAAGAATCAGCATATTTATTAAATTTCGGTTATCAAGGAATGGTTTCTACCATCGATGCTTTGGTAAGCAGAAATGATGTAATTGTTTACGACGTAGATTCTCATGCTTGTATCGTAGACGGTGTAAGACTTCATGCCGGTAAGAGATTTACTTACAGACACAATGATATCGAAAGTCTTGAGAAAAATCTTCAGAGAGCGACGAAAGTTGCAGAAGAAACTGGTGGCGGTATTTTGGTAATTACTGAGGGGGTTTTCGGAATGAGAGGACAACAAGGTAAACTGAAAGAAATCTGCGAGCTAAAATCTAAATATCAATTCAGACTTTTAGTAGATGATGCACACGGTTTCGGAACTCTTGGTGAAACCGGAGCCGGAGCTGGAGAAGAGCAAGGATGTCAAGATCAGATTGATGTTTATTTCTCTACTTTTGCAAAATCAATGGCTGGTTTCGGAGCATTTATCGCAGGTGATAAAGAAATCATCAGATATTTGAAATTCAATTTAAGATCTCAGATTTTTGCTAAATCTTTAACAATGCCAATGGTAATCGGAGGTTTGAAAAGATTGGAATTGCTAAGAACAAGACCTGAAATTAAAGCTAAACTTTGGGAAAATACCTTAAAATTACAAAACGGACTTAGCGAAAGAGGTTTCAACATCGGTGATACCAATACTTGTGTAACTCCGGTAATGATGCAAGGTTCTCCGGTAGAGGCAACTCTGTTGGTAAAAGACTTGAGAGAAAATTATGGAATCTTCACATCTGTAGTGGTTTATCCTGTAATACCTAAAGGAATGATTTTATTAAGATTAATTCCTACCGCTTCTCACACAGATGCAGAAATCAACGAAACATTGGCTGCATTTGATGCTATTCATGACAAATTGAAAAATGGATACTACAAAGAGCAGGAGCAAAAATTATTATCTGAAAAAGGTTTAAGTTTCAAAGAAATTTAATTTAAAATAATAAGGAGTGTTCAAAAATTTTGGACACTCTATTTTTATTTTTTTGCCACGAATACACGAATTTGTTTACTATTTGTAAAAAAATATTTGTGCATTCGTGGCAAAAAACTTTTCAAAACCCAAACAGATTCATAAAGATTTAGAATAAATTTGCAAAAAAAATTCCCTTTGAAAGATCTTCTTCTTATTACTCCACCATTCACGCAACTCAACACTCCTTATCCTGCGACAGCTTATATTAAAGGTTTTCTCAATACTAAAAATATTTCAAGCTATCAAATTGATTTGGGGATCGAAGTTATTTTGGAGTTATTTTCAAAAGACGGAATTCAGAAAATTTTTGATACCGAAATTGATCTGCAGAATATTTCAGAAAACTCACAGCGAATTTTTGCTTTAAGAGATGAATATTTAAAAACAATTGATCAGGTTATTTTATTTCTTCAAAATAAAAATCCTACTTTGGCGAGACAGATCTGTTCGATGAATTTTCTTCCCGAAGCTTCCCGATTCAACCAATTGGACGATATGGAATTTGCTTTCGGAAATATGGGACTTCAGGATAAAGCTAAACATTTGGCAACTTTATATTTAGAAGATTTATCTGATTATATTGTTGAAAATGTAGATTCAGATTTTGGATTTAGCAGATATGCAGAAAGATTAGGAAAAAGTGCCAATTCTTTTGACGAATTATATTCAAAACTAAATGATTCTCAAACGTTTATTGACGATTTTACTTTAAAAATTCTTCATGAAAAATTAGAGCTGGTTCAGCCGAAATTAGTATGTTTTTCAATTCCTTTTCCCGGAAATTTATATTCAGCTTTTCGGTCAGCAAAATTTATAAAAGAAAATTATCCGCACATTAAAACTGCAATGGGTGGAGGTTTTCCGAATACCGAATTAAGAGAAATTAAAGATGAAAGAGTTTTTGAATTTTTCGATTTCATCACTTTAGATGATGGTGAAGTTCCTTTAGAATTAGTTTATGAAAATGTTTGTCGTTCTGAGCAAAGCGAAGAATCTCATTTCAAAAGAACTTTTTTAATTGAAAACCAAGAAGTTACCTATAAAAATAATTCTACCAAACACGATTACAAACAATCTGAAATAGGAACTCCAGATTATACTGATTTACAGTTAGATAAATATATTTCAGTCATTGAAATTGCCAATCCGATGCACAGTTTATGGAGCGACGGAAGATGGAATAAATTGACAATGGCACACGGTTGCTATTGGGGAAAATGTACTTTTTGCGATATTTCTTTAGATTACATCAAAATTTATGAACCCATTTCTGCCAAAATTTTAGTTGACAGAATGGAAGAATTAATTAAGACAACCGGCGAAACCGGGTTTCATTTTGTAGACGAAGCCGCTCCTCCCGCTCTGATGCGAGAAGTTGCTTTGGAAATTTTACGAAGAAATCTTGTGGTAACTTGGTGGACCAATATTCGTTTTGAAAAAAGTTTCACTCAGGATTTATGTTTTCTTTTAAAACTTTCGGGTTGCGTTGCGGTTTCGGGCGGGCTTGAAGTTGCAAGTGATCGATTGTTGAAATTAATTGACAAAGGAGTTTCTGTAGATCAGGTTGCGAAAGTTACCAAAAATTTTACAGAAGCAGGAATTATGGTTCATGCTTATTTAATGTATGGCTACCCTACTCAAACCATTCAGGAAACTGTGGATTCTTTGGAAATGGTTCGTCAGCTTTTTGAAATGGGAATTTTACAAAGTGGTTTTTGGCATCAGTTTGCCATGACAGCGCATTCTCCGGTCGGACAAAATCCTGAAGAATTTGGCGTGACTCCAATTAAGCAGGAAATTAAGTTTGCCAATAATGATATTGATTTCAAAGACAAAACCGGAATCGATCACAGTAAATTTAGTTTTGGTTTAAAAAAATCTCTGTTCAATTTCATGCACGGAATTAATTTTGAAATTCCTTTGCAGGATTGGTTTGATTTTAAAATTCCAAAAACAACTATTCACTCGGATTATATTCACGACTGTTTGTTAGATGAAGATCAATTTAGTTTTAAAGGAAATTCTAAAGTTATATTTTTAGCGAAAAACGTAATCGCTGAGAATTACGTAAAAACAAAAAAACAGAACTCATGGACGTATACGAAAATTACGTTCCATTTACGAACCAATATTGTTAAGGTAGATTTTGAGCAGGAAAAAGCAGATTGGCTGATAAAAATTATTTCTAAAAATACTTTTGAAAATCCGAAACGTATCACGCTTCAGCAACTTAAGCTTAATTTTGAAGAAAACTTTGAAGATTTTGAGCTATTCTGGTTTTCAAAACCAATGCAGCAACTAAAAGAGAATGGAATTATTTTGAGTTTGTAAATTTTGAATATTTTCTTCTAAAATTTTCAATTCATAAAAAATAAACATCAATTTGTCAATCTGTAGGAATCTCAGAAATAACATTTTAAAATTTAAGTTTAGATTCCTACTGAATGACAAACTTTGAAAAAAAACCAATCCTGAAAAGTAAGTTTTCAGGATTTATCTTTTTTGGCTAAGCCATTAGAATTCTTTTTTTAATCAAACGGGCTAAAGCCTATTCCTATTGAATTTCTTAAATTATAGAGATTTATTTTTTATCTTTTTCAACTCCATCTTTTATAACCTCTCCAACTTCTACTTTTTCTCTAATTTTAATAAAATTAGGGTCTAAAATTGCCATTCTTTCAGCAAGAGCTTTATAAGTAGGAAATTTCAGAATAGAAGCCCGACCTGACATTTCTCTGTATAAAGTAAAAACTTTTCCGCCTGCTGTAGTAATTCTTTTCGTCGTTGTACTATATCGTCCAACCAATTTACTTTTAGCATCATACATTTCAATATCAATAAATGTTTTATCTGAAATCGTATCTTCAGAGCCAAAACTTACAGGTAAATTAGTGAAATATCCAACCGGAACACCATTGCTTAAAATTTCGCCTACATTATTTACGGTAATATTTAATCTGTCGATTTTAGATCTTATGGTGTAAGCTTCCTTTGTTTTGGTATCAAGCTTGCGTTTCGGCATGTTTTTGAAAAGTTCATCCAAGTTTTTTACGTTGATTCCTCTTTCATCGATAATTTTCAACGCTCTAATGCAAGTATAAACTGCAGATTTTTCGTCACCGGAAAATGCGGACGGAGAGATATAATCCATATCTAAAGTTTTTTCGCGGTTGTACACACGATTCAACTTCACGTAACTATCTCGTACAGAATCTACTACGCTCTTATCTACAAACTCCATCGTGAAAATTGGAGTTTCCTTCAAATCCATAAAAGTATATTCTCCAGATTTGCTTGATATTTTCGCAACATGAATTCCGTCTAAACTAACAATGCCTCTTTTCGTTTTAATAATTTGAGCATTTAGAATGAAGCTCAAAACAGTAAAGAACATGACTAAACTTTGTTTCATAAAATCAGATTTTACAAAGCATAAAAAAAAGTGTAACCAAAGTTACACTTTTTTGAAAATATATTTAGCTTCGATTTTAATTATTCGCAAAGGATAATTCCTTTATCATTATTAAATTCTACAACACCGCTTTTTATAGGATACGTAAAAACTTCGTTTTGATTTTCATTTTCTTTGGCAAAGTTTTTAGCATAAGCTTCGTCTACAGATTTTGTAAACAGCTTTACTTTACCGTTTGATAATGAAGAAACAATTCCTGCGTGGTTTTTCATCAGGTGAAACTCACCATTCTTTCCAGGCAACAATACTGAGTCTACTTCTCCTTCAAAAACTACGTATTCTGGTGTTAAAATTTTTATATTCATAGAAACAAATTTGAAATTTGATGTTTGAAATTTGAAATTACCATCGAATCTCAAATTTCAAATCTCAAATTGTTAATAATTTATGCGTTATCCGCTAACATTTTTTGTCCAGCTTCGATCGCTTCTTCGATAGTTCCTTTCAAGTTGAAAGCAGCTTCCGGTAAGTGATCCAATTCACCATCCATAATCATGTTGAATCCTTTGATGGTATCTTTGATATCTACCAATGATCCCGGAATACCTGTAAACTGTTCAGCTACGTGGAAAGGCTGAGATAAGAATCTCTGAACTTTTCTAGCACGGTAAACTACAGATTTATCTTCTTCAGAAAGTTCTTCCATACCAAGAATTGCGATGATATCCTGAAGAGCTTTGTATCTCTGAAGAATTTCTTTTACTCTCTGAGCACAGTTATAATGTTCTTCACCGATAATTTCCGGAGCCAAGATTCTTGACGTAGAAGCCAATGGATCTACCGCTGGATAAATACCTAACGAAGCAATTTTTCTATCTAGTACAGTTGTTGCATCTAAGTGAGCAAACGTTGTAGCAGGAGCCGGGTCAGTTAAGTCATCCGCAGGTACGTAAACCGCTTGTACTGAAGTAATTGAACCATTTTTAGTTGAAGTAATTCTTTCCTGCATCGCACCCATTTCAGATGCCAAAGTTGGTTGGTAACCTACCGCAGAAGGCATACGACCCAAAAGTGCAGATACCTCAGAACCAGCTTGTGTAAAACGGAAGATGTTATCTACGAAGAAAAGTACGTCTCTACCTTGTCCTGTTTCACCACCGTCTCTGTAGTACTCAGCTAAAGTAAGACCAGAAAGTGCTACTCTCGCTCTTGCTCCAGGTGGCTCGTTCATTTGTCCGAAAACGAATGCAGCTTTAGAATCTTTCATTACTTCTAAATCTACTTTAGAAAGATCCCAACCTCCGTTTTCCATAGAGTGCATGAAATCATCACCGTATTTAATAATACCTGATTCTAACATCTCTCTCAAAAGGTCATTTCCTTCTCTCGTTCTTTCACCTACACCGGCAAAAACAGAAAGACCACCGTGTCCTTTTGCAATATTGTTAATCAACTCCTGGATCAATACAGTTTTACCTACACCCGCACCACCGAACAAACCAATTTTACCTCCTTTTGAGTAAGGCTCTACTAAGTCGATTACTTTAATACCTGTGAATAAAACTTCTGCAGAAGTTGAAAGTTGATCAAATTTTGGAGCTGGTCTGTGAATTGGAAGACCACCTTCCTTAGAAATATTCTGAAGTCCGTCGATAGCATCCCCAACAACGTTGAATAGTCTTCCGTTTACCGCATCACCGATTGGCATGATAATAGGATTTCCGTATCCAATTACATCCTGACCTCTTTTAAGACCATCAGTTGCATCCATCGCGATACATCTTACAGTATCCTGACCAATATGCTGCTCTACTTCTAATACTACTTTTTCACCGTTTTCTTTTGTAATCTCCAAAGCATCATAGATACTTGGAATAGCTTCTACATTATTAAAAACTACGTCGATTACAGGACCAATAATTTGAGAAATTTTTCCTTTAATTTGGTTTGCCATTGCTAAATTTTTTCTTGGTGCAAATATAATGAATCTTCACAAACCTGCAATTGCTAAAAAAAAGATTTTTATCATGCTTTTTTAACAGTTTAGTTATCTAGCAATTTACCAATAAATGGCTCAATAAAGTGTCTATTTTTATTGTTACACTATTACATTGGTAAATTGTTACATTAATAAGTACATTATAACTATATTTGCAGTCAAAATTTTTTCATCTTGAAAGTTTTCAGAAATTTTAGTGATTATCCCTCTCAAAAGCCTCTGGCCTTATCATTGGGAATGTTTGACGGAGTTCATCTTGGCCATAAATGTATCATCGATGAGCTGAAAAAAGTGGGCTCTACCTATCATCTGGAAACTGCAGTTCTTACTTTCTGGCCGCATCCGAGATTTGTTTTTAATCCAAATGAAGACTTGAAACTTCTTAATACTTTGGATGAAAAAACTTTACTGATGGAAAAATATGGCATCAATAATTTGTTTTTAAAAGAATTTGATGACGAATTCAGAAATCTTACCGGTGAAGAATTTGTGCGTCAGATTTTAATTGAGAAATTAAATGTCAAATATTTGATCATAGGTTACGACCATTCTTTCGGGAAAAATAAAAGCGGAAATTTTGAATTGCTTCAAAAACTTTCTAAAGAATTAGATTTTGAAGTAGAGCAAATGGAAGCGATCAACATCCACGAAAATAATATCAGCTCAACAAAAATCAGAAATGCTTTATTAGCAGGAAATATTTTGGAGGCCAACGAAATGTTGGGTTACTCCTACTCTGTTTCCGGAAAGGTTGTGCATGGGAAGAAATTAGGCAGAACTATCGGTTATCCAACCGCCAATATTGAAACTGAAAATATAAAATTACTTCCCAAAAAAGGTGCTTATATTGTTGAAGTTCTTGTAAACAACCAGCAATATAAAGGAATGTTGAGTGTAGGAACCAATCCTACTGTAAACGGAGAAAAACTAACCGTTGAAGTTTATATTCTTGATTTTGAAGGAGATATTTACGATGAAAAAATTACTGTGAAATTCAGAGATTTTCTTCATGAGGAAATTAAATTTGAAGGTTTAGAAAAATTGATTGAAAGATTGGATGAGGATAAAAGATTGACCGAGAATTTTGAGTTTTAGCTATTCAGAATTTCCTCTTTCGCTTTTTTTGTCAAAGATTTAAAGACCAAATCATACGACTGATCAATCATTTTTAAAACTAAATCTCTTTTTAGACCATCTAAAGAAACAGAATTCCAATGGGTTTTATTCATGTGAAATGCGCCTGTAATTTGTGGATGTTGCTCACGAAGTTCTTCGCTCCATTCAGGATCTGTTTTTACATTGATACTTAAAGGCTGTCTTTCTAAAGACATCAACAGAAAAATTTTAACTCCTACTTTTAAAACTAAAGTTTCGTTATCGAACGGAAAACTTTCTGTCACTCCTTTTTTTGCAAGACAATAATCTAAAATTTCGTTGGCATCCATTTCGTATGGGTAATAATTAATTGGTAATGAATAATAATTGATAACTGATTAATCATAAATGATAAATGATAAATGATGAATTATAATTAATATTTTAATTTAACTAAAAGATCTTTTATCTTTTATCTTAAATAATTACCTCAAATTTAGTAAATTTAAAAAAGGAATTGATCATCACGCAAAACTATTTATTATGAAAGCTTTAGTAATCGGTGCTACAGGTGCAACAGGAAAAGATTTGGTAAATCAGTTGTTACAGGATAACGATTTTGAGGAAGTGAATGTTTTTGTAAGAAAACCTCTATCTATTCAAAACAAAAAGTTAAAAACTCATGTTGTTGATTTTGAAAAATATGAAGACTGGAAAAATCTGGTTAAAGGTGATGTTGCATTTTCTTGTCTCGGAACCACACTTAAAGATGCCGGAAGCAAAGATGCACAGAGAAAAGTTGATTTCGATTATCAATATCAATTTGCAAAAGCTGCAAAAGAAAATAATGTAGATGATTATATTCTTGTTTCTGCTTACGGAGCCAATCCTAAATCAAAAATTTTTTATTCTAAAATGAAAGGCGAGCTTGAAGAAGCTGTAAAAAAACTTCATTTTAATAAAATTACCATTTTCAAACCCGGAATGCTCGAAAGAAAAGATTCTGAAAGAACCGGTGAAGTTTTGGGAAGCAGAATTATAAAATTTGCCAATACATTGGGGCTTTTTGAAAGCCAAAAACCTTTACCAACCAATATTTTAGCTAAAGCGATGATTAATTCTTCTAAAATAAAAAGCAATGGCTATTCGAGTATAAAACTTGGAAATATTTTCTGTTTTGCTGAGAAAAGCAATGTTTAATACCTATTCAAAATTAATTAGAATGAATTTTCTTCTAAGCTTTATAAATATGAAGTTAATTTTTTTATAATTCTTATTAAGTTGCCACGAATACACGAATGTTTTTTGATAAATATATTTCGTGCATTCGTGGTCATCCTATTTAATAATTATTCAAAAACAAAAAATCGCCTCAAAATGAGACGATTTTCTTTAGTGTAAATATTTAAAATATTATTTAGCTTTAGCCTGAAGTTCAGCTTCTTTAGCTTTCATTTCAGTAACTTTAGCTTGATTTTTAAGCATTCCGTAAATGTCTTTCAAAATGGAAACAGCATCAATATTGTTAGGATTTGCCTGATACCATTTTTCAGCATGAGGCAACGCCTTACCAAATCTCTCTTTTCTTGCTTCAATTAACGTTGTAGCTTTATCCGGATCTGATTTTCTGATTGCATTAATTGCTTCAACCGCTTTATTATCATCACCAATAGTAGTATAAACTAAATTTTGATAAGCATTATCCTTTAATTTAGTATCATTACCAGCCAGCTCAATTGCTTTATTAAATGAAGCAATTGCATCAGTTGCTGTGGCTTCGTTTTTTGATTGTAAAACACCTAAATTATACCAATTGGTAGCATCATTAGGATTTTTTGCTAACTGCTCCTTAAGGTTTACCATAAATTGGTCAGTTTTACCTGTTGCATATAATGCAGAACCATGATATTCTTTTAATTTAGCATTATTAGGATATTTTGCTAATCCTTTTTCAATCAATGCTAAAGCTTCATCGTTTTTCTTTGCATTTAAAAGCAAAGTAGATAAAGTTTCATATAAATCTGGTTCAACACTTTTCGTTTGCTCAGTTTTAAAATCAGAATAATCTTTTGATGAACTTTTCTTTAAAAGGTCCCAAGTTGCTTTATCATAAGCTGAAACTTGTCCTGATTTATTTTCTTTTGCAGTATAAGTTGTCTGAATTCCTGTATAGCCAGAATTAATTAAATCAGTATAAATTTTTATAGATTCATCTAAGTTGTTTGCCAAAGCATAACTCAAACCCGCATAATACTTGTAAGTTTTATCCTCTTGACCGTTTGCTTTTAACAAATCATAAAGTTCTATGAACTTTGGTCCTGCTACCGTATAATTTTTTGCATTATATGCATCCATCGCCGCTTTATTAGTAGCTTGAACTTGAGCATTTACATCTTTTTTATCTTCCTTCTGCCCGAAAGCAAAAACCGAAGAAACGATTGCTATACCTAAAATTAGCTTTTTCATAAATAAGAATTTTAATTATATTTTTATATTATTCTTCAGAATCTGAATTTTCAGTTCCATCAGTCGGGTTTTCTTCTGTATTTTCTGCCTTTGGTGAAGCATTTTCTTCTGTAGAAATATTTTCTTCAGATTCTTCTCCTTCAATAACCTCCTCTTCTACATCTTTATCCATTGATACTTTTGCAATAGCTGCAATCTCGTCATTCTTTTTAAGATTGATCATTCTTACACCCTGAGTATTTCTACCCATCACACGCATTTCGTCCATATTCATTCTGATAGCAACCCCGGATTTATTGATAATCATCAATCCATCTTCGTCTGTAACATTCTGAATAGCAATAAGATTACCCGTCTTTTCAGTTATATTTAAAGTAATAACTCCTTTTCCACCTCTGTTGGTAATTCTATAGTCTTCAACTGCAGTTCTCTTACCATATCCTTTTTCAGATACTACAAGAACGGTATCATTTTCCAAATCGTTGACAACAATCATACCAATAACCTCATCGTTCTCTTCCATCGTAATACCACGAACCCCGATAGATCCTCTACCAACTTCTCTTACTTTTTCCTCAGGGAAACGAATACATTTACCATTTTTGGTAGCAATCATAATCTGAGATTCACCATTAGTAAGATAAGCACTTAATAACTGATCGTTTTCTCTGATTTCGATAGCATTAATACCATTTACTCTCGGTCTTGAATAAGCTTCTAAAGATGTTTTCTTAATCGTACCGTTTTTAGTAATCATTACAACGCTCATCTGGTTGATGTAATCTACATCTTTCAGATCATTGGTTCTGATGTATGCTTTAATCTTATCATCTGGTTCGATGTTGATTAAATTTTGTACCGCTCTTCCTTTTGCCGTTTTAGAACCTTCAGGAATTTCAAATACTCTTAACCAGTAACACTTACCTTTTTCAGTAAAGAACAACATATATTGGTGATTGGTTGCAGAAACAATATACTCCAAGAAATCTGAATCTCTTGTTGTAGCCGCTTTGTTACCAACTCCACCTCTACTTTGGATTTTATATTCTGAAAGCAACGTTCTCTTCACATATCCTGCATGAGAAATAGTAAGAACAACCGCTTCATTCGGAATAATATCTTCAATAGACATTTCACCTCCAGAATAATCGATTTCTGTTCTTCTTTCGTCACCGTATTTTTCTTTTACTTCAGCTAATTCTTCCTTAATAATTTGGAATCTTCTTGGTTCATTAGCCAAAATATCTTCTAAATTATTAATTTCTTTCATAATAGCATCGTATTCGTCACGGATCTTATCAAGCTCCATTCCTGTAAGACGAGCCAAACGAAGATCAAGAATTGCCTGCGCCTGAATTTCTGATAATTCAAATGCTTCGATCAAACCTTCTTTTGCACCTTGTGGATTAGCGCTGTGACGAATAATTGAAATTGCTTTATCTAAAGAAGCTTGAGAACCAATCACTTTCATGAAACCTTCAAGGATGTGGGCTCTTTCTTTTGCTTTTCTAAGTTCGTATTCCGTTCTTCTTACAATCACCACATGTCTATGCTCAACAAAATGGTGAATAATGTCTTTTAAATTCAGCTGTTCCGGTCTTCCGTGTACCAAAGCGATATTGTTTACACTGAAAGAAGTTTGTAACGAAGTATATTTATATAATAAGTTCAGAACAACATTAGGAATTGCATCATTTTTCAATTCATAAACGATACGCATTCCGTTTCTGTCTGATTCATCTCTGATTTCGTAGATTCCAGGAATTTTCTCATCTTTTACCAACTCAGCTGTTCTGGCAATCATTTCAGCTTTGTTTACCTGATAAGGTATTTCGGTTACGATAATTGCATTTCTATTGTGTACTTCCTCGAAGCTTACTTTTGCTCTAAGAACCACTCTTCCTCTTCCTGTATGGAAAGCATCTCTTACACCATCGTATCCGTAAATAATTCCACCTGTAGGAAAATCCGGAGCAACAATGTGCTGCATCAGTTCATCGATGCTAATTTCTTTATTATCAATATATGCAGTAATTGCATCTACAGCTTCAGAGAGATTGTGAGGCGCCATATTCGTCGCCATACCTACTGCGATACCAGAAGTACCGTTCACCAAAAGATTTGGAATTTTTGTAGGCATTACAGTAGGCTCTGTTAAGCTGTCATCAAAGTTATTTTGAAAGTCAACTGTTTCTTTATCAAGATCTGATAAAATTTCGTCCGAAACTTTTTTAAGTCTTGCCTCGGTATAACGCATTGCTGCAGGTGGATCACCATCCATCGAACCGAAGTTACCCTGACCGTCAACCTGTGGATAACGTAAACTCCAAGGCTGAGCCATTCTTACCATTGCGTCATAAACTGAAGAATCTCCATGTGGGTGATATTTACCTAAAACATCCCCAACAATTCTCGCTGACTTTAAGTATTTTCTGTTTGAGAAAACCCCTAAACCATACATACCATAAAGCACTCTTCGGTGTACTGGCTTAAGACCATCTCTTACGTCCGGTAATGCTCTCGAAACAATAACCGACATCGAATAATCAATGTAAGATGATTTCATTTCATCAACAATGTTGATAGGAATTAATCTTTCTCCTTCTTTTTGCATATATAAGTTTTATTGTAATGATAATCAGACTTTTAAAAATTGGTCTGAAAACTATTTATTTTGAATAATTAATAACGTGCTAAGTTACAAAATTTTTACCGATTTTTGCCTGAGAAATCAAGCAAAATATCTTAAAAAAAATTAAAATATGAGTGTATTAAGTATAACTTTTCATTGCATAAACAGCAGCATAGATGAGTGGGAAAACTATGTGGATGAAACTTTAGTTTTAATGGCTGAAAACCTTCTGGATGTTGATAAATACATCTTATCTGAAGTTCACAGTGATTTTATTGATGAAGGAAAAAATTATAACCTTCTTTTAATCTTTGATAACGAAGAAAAAAGAACTGAGTTTATGGAAAGTGAATTATTAAACATCTCCGAAAGAATCGAAACTAAATTTGGTCAGGATGTTATGATTTTCAATACTTCTTTAAATCCTAAGAAGAAAAATCTTTAGTAAAACTCAACTTAAAGGATAAATAAAAAGGCTGTCTCAAAAATTGAAACAGCCTTTTTTTTATAAATTAACAACAATTACC encodes the following:
- a CDS encoding aminotransferase class I/II-fold pyridoxal phosphate-dependent enzyme, which gives rise to MLDIFERIKENPGPLGQFADYGEGYFIFPKLEGPIGPRMQFQGREVIFWSANDYLGMCNHPEVLEADAKAAAEYGMFYPMGARAMSGETHQHLQLEKELAEFVQKESAYLLNFGYQGMVSTIDALVSRNDVIVYDVDSHACIVDGVRLHAGKRFTYRHNDIESLEKNLQRATKVAEETGGGILVITEGVFGMRGQQGKLKEICELKSKYQFRLLVDDAHGFGTLGETGAGAGEEQGCQDQIDVYFSTFAKSMAGFGAFIAGDKEIIRYLKFNLRSQIFAKSLTMPMVIGGLKRLELLRTRPEIKAKLWENTLKLQNGLSERGFNIGDTNTCVTPVMMQGSPVEATLLVKDLRENYGIFTSVVVYPVIPKGMILLRLIPTASHTDAEINETLAAFDAIHDKLKNGYYKEQEQKLLSEKGLSFKEI
- a CDS encoding B12-binding domain-containing radical SAM protein, which translates into the protein MKDLLLITPPFTQLNTPYPATAYIKGFLNTKNISSYQIDLGIEVILELFSKDGIQKIFDTEIDLQNISENSQRIFALRDEYLKTIDQVILFLQNKNPTLARQICSMNFLPEASRFNQLDDMEFAFGNMGLQDKAKHLATLYLEDLSDYIVENVDSDFGFSRYAERLGKSANSFDELYSKLNDSQTFIDDFTLKILHEKLELVQPKLVCFSIPFPGNLYSAFRSAKFIKENYPHIKTAMGGGFPNTELREIKDERVFEFFDFITLDDGEVPLELVYENVCRSEQSEESHFKRTFLIENQEVTYKNNSTKHDYKQSEIGTPDYTDLQLDKYISVIEIANPMHSLWSDGRWNKLTMAHGCYWGKCTFCDISLDYIKIYEPISAKILVDRMEELIKTTGETGFHFVDEAAPPALMREVALEILRRNLVVTWWTNIRFEKSFTQDLCFLLKLSGCVAVSGGLEVASDRLLKLIDKGVSVDQVAKVTKNFTEAGIMVHAYLMYGYPTQTIQETVDSLEMVRQLFEMGILQSGFWHQFAMTAHSPVGQNPEEFGVTPIKQEIKFANNDIDFKDKTGIDHSKFSFGLKKSLFNFMHGINFEIPLQDWFDFKIPKTTIHSDYIHDCLLDEDQFSFKGNSKVIFLAKNVIAENYVKTKKQNSWTYTKITFHLRTNIVKVDFEQEKADWLIKIISKNTFENPKRITLQQLKLNFEENFEDFELFWFSKPMQQLKENGIILSL
- a CDS encoding FoF1 ATP synthase subunit delta/epsilon; its protein translation is MNIKILTPEYVVFEGEVDSVLLPGKNGEFHLMKNHAGIVSSLSNGKVKLFTKSVDEAYAKNFAKENENQNEVFTYPIKSGVVEFNNDKGIILCE
- the atpD gene encoding F0F1 ATP synthase subunit beta, with the translated sequence MANQIKGKISQIIGPVIDVVFNNVEAIPSIYDALEITKENGEKVVLEVEQHIGQDTVRCIAMDATDGLKRGQDVIGYGNPIIMPIGDAVNGRLFNVVGDAIDGLQNISKEGGLPIHRPAPKFDQLSTSAEVLFTGIKVIDLVEPYSKGGKIGLFGGAGVGKTVLIQELINNIAKGHGGLSVFAGVGERTREGNDLLREMLESGIIKYGDDFMHSMENGGWDLSKVDLEVMKDSKAAFVFGQMNEPPGARARVALSGLTLAEYYRDGGETGQGRDVLFFVDNIFRFTQAGSEVSALLGRMPSAVGYQPTLASEMGAMQERITSTKNGSITSVQAVYVPADDLTDPAPATTFAHLDATTVLDRKIASLGIYPAVDPLASTSRILAPEIIGEEHYNCAQRVKEILQRYKALQDIIAILGMEELSEEDKSVVYRARKVQRFLSQPFHVAEQFTGIPGSLVDIKDTIKGFNMIMDGELDHLPEAAFNLKGTIEEAIEAGQKMLADNA
- a CDS encoding bifunctional riboflavin kinase/FAD synthetase, yielding MKVFRNFSDYPSQKPLALSLGMFDGVHLGHKCIIDELKKVGSTYHLETAVLTFWPHPRFVFNPNEDLKLLNTLDEKTLLMEKYGINNLFLKEFDDEFRNLTGEEFVRQILIEKLNVKYLIIGYDHSFGKNKSGNFELLQKLSKELDFEVEQMEAINIHENNISSTKIRNALLAGNILEANEMLGYSYSVSGKVVHGKKLGRTIGYPTANIETENIKLLPKKGAYIVEVLVNNQQYKGMLSVGTNPTVNGEKLTVEVYILDFEGDIYDEKITVKFRDFLHEEIKFEGLEKLIERLDEDKRLTENFEF
- a CDS encoding MmcQ/YjbR family DNA-binding protein, giving the protein MDANEILDYCLAKKGVTESFPFDNETLVLKVGVKIFLLMSLERQPLSINVKTDPEWSEELREQHPQITGAFHMNKTHWNSVSLDGLKRDLVLKMIDQSYDLVFKSLTKKAKEEILNS